One region of Peribacillus simplex genomic DNA includes:
- a CDS encoding ABC transporter ATP-binding protein, with translation MYLTIDGIEKSFSNEKKESIKVLDEINIEVEKGSFVSIVGPSGCGKSTLLYLIAGLDKADKGEIRVAGKKVMKPGPERVVVFQEAGLFPWLTVLENVTYGLKLKKIPKEEAKAKALDILKMVHLSRYVDSYPHQLSGGMKQRVAIARALVMEPDILLMDEPFSALDEQTRMVLHKELLEIWRKTKVTIFFVTHNIREAVQLSEKIIVFATRPGKIKETISVPSMKDGVMPDSVTLHTEQRVLSILQEEIEKVLKEEMGNDYSFKTNHIHRDDSGDMGSHI, from the coding sequence ATGTATTTAACAATAGATGGCATTGAAAAAAGTTTTTCGAATGAAAAGAAAGAAAGCATAAAGGTGCTCGATGAGATTAATATAGAGGTCGAGAAAGGAAGCTTCGTTTCGATCGTCGGACCTTCAGGATGTGGCAAATCGACACTCCTTTATCTAATTGCCGGCCTTGATAAGGCTGATAAAGGTGAAATACGTGTAGCTGGAAAAAAGGTGATGAAGCCAGGTCCGGAGCGGGTTGTAGTGTTTCAAGAGGCTGGGTTATTTCCTTGGTTGACGGTTCTTGAAAATGTTACATACGGATTGAAGTTAAAGAAGATTCCCAAAGAAGAGGCTAAAGCCAAAGCATTGGACATTTTAAAAATGGTTCACCTCAGCAGATATGTTGACTCCTATCCACATCAACTCTCGGGGGGGATGAAACAGAGGGTAGCCATCGCAAGAGCGCTGGTGATGGAACCTGATATCCTGTTGATGGATGAACCATTTTCTGCTCTTGATGAGCAAACGAGGATGGTTTTGCATAAAGAGCTGCTCGAAATCTGGAGAAAAACTAAAGTGACCATTTTTTTCGTTACCCATAATATTCGTGAGGCTGTTCAGCTTTCCGAAAAAATTATCGTCTTTGCAACCCGTCCCGGGAAAATTAAAGAGACGATTTCCGTCCCTTCCATGAAAGATGGAGTTATGCCGGATAGTGTAACTTTGCATACTGAACAAAGGGTTCTATCGATCTTGCAGGAGGAAATTGAAAAAGTGCTGAAGGAGGAAATGGGGAATGATTACAGCTTTAAGACGAATCATATTCATCGCGATGATAGCGGGGATATGGGAAGTCACATCTAG
- a CDS encoding ABC transporter permease: MITALRRIIFIAMIAGIWEVTSRLSSLPDFMFPSLTQVLETLFNGLVSGQITEAIGKSLGRILIGFTIAIIIGLILGYFIWRFKLVEDTLGFVVTALQSIPSIVWFPLAIIWFGLNDFSILFIVTIGATWTMTVNATSGFRNVPQLYQRVAKTYGSTGFHFLRTVILPASVPQIISGLRIAWAFSWRALMAGELLGGGGGLGQLLEMGRSLGQMDLVISVMIIIAIIGTIVDNVVFSRLERNVQLKWGVNQR, from the coding sequence ATGATTACAGCTTTAAGACGAATCATATTCATCGCGATGATAGCGGGGATATGGGAAGTCACATCTAGACTTTCCAGTCTTCCGGACTTCATGTTTCCTAGCTTGACTCAAGTGTTGGAAACTCTGTTTAATGGACTAGTAAGCGGACAAATAACCGAAGCCATCGGAAAAAGCCTTGGCCGTATCCTAATCGGCTTCACGATTGCCATTATAATAGGTCTAATCTTAGGATATTTCATTTGGCGCTTTAAACTGGTTGAGGATACGCTTGGATTCGTAGTGACTGCTTTACAATCCATCCCGAGTATCGTTTGGTTCCCTTTGGCAATAATTTGGTTTGGATTGAATGATTTTTCAATTCTCTTTATCGTCACGATCGGCGCAACTTGGACGATGACAGTTAATGCAACAAGTGGATTCCGGAATGTGCCCCAGCTGTATCAACGGGTTGCCAAAACATATGGATCAACCGGTTTTCATTTTCTACGTACCGTAATTTTACCAGCATCTGTTCCACAAATTATATCCGGGCTGCGAATTGCCTGGGCATTTTCTTGGCGTGCATTGATGGCAGGTGAATTACTTGGCGGTGGCGGCGGTCTTGGACAGTTGCTGGAAATGGGCAGATCACTTGGACAAATGGATTTGGTCATCTCCGTAATGATAATTATCGCAATCATTGGAACAATCGTGGATAATGTTGTCTTCTCACGCCTAGAGCGTAATGTTCAACTGAAATGGGGAGTAAACCAACGGTAG